In Equus caballus isolate H_3958 breed thoroughbred chromosome 7, TB-T2T, whole genome shotgun sequence, one DNA window encodes the following:
- the LOC100059915 gene encoding tripartite motif-containing protein 43-like — MEKSIHSTQRNMDSNVFQNQFTCSMCMNYFIDPVTIGCGHSFCMPCLCICWEGAQHPPRCPVCREISHQTNFKTNIILRTQVFLARRARPYQFLSSAEQMCEIHLKTKNFFCEVIKDFLCLLCCKSKEHVAHRHCSIDWIAEEYRQELLKQMRFVWEKTQENQRNQNREIRKIRTWEGYVTLRRKMIRTEYQKVCQLLYKEEKHHLERIEKESREILQQLKESEDSMDLKGKLLRGMYEELKEMCHKPDMELLRHFENILKRSESVQLHMPQPVDSQLSSWPITGLIDRLNRSQVYISLDNEIVTGRIPLFENLRCLLFGADHPEVANNPTRSKYFFAWGTQSFTSGQHYWEVYVGNCWNWVIGFCNDSWTMRNDMVVDSEGIFLLFCVKEDNGCSLFTSSPLLPQYVERPLGYVGVFLDYECGVVSFVNVANSSLICSFLSCSFSSPLKPFLCSGLP, encoded by the exons ATGGAAAAATCCATTCACAGTACCCAAAG aAACATGGATTCCAACGTCTTCCAGAATCAATTTACTTGCTCCATGTGCATGAATTATTTCATAGACCCAGTCACTATAGGCTGTGGCCACAGCTTTTGTATGCCTTGTCTCTGTATCTGCTGGGAGGGAGCCCAACATCCTCCTCGCTGCCCCGTGTGCAGGGAAATATCACATCAAACGAATTTTAAAACCAATATTATTTTGAGGACACAGGTATTCCTTGCCAGACGGGCAAGACCATACCAGTTCCTGAGCTCTGCAGAACAGATGTGTGAGATACACCTGAAAACAAAGAACTTCTTCTGTGAGGTTATCAAGGACTTTCTCTGTCTGCTCTGCTGTAAATCTAAGGAGCATGTGGCTCATAGACATTGTTCCATTGATTGGATTGCTGAGGAATACCGG cAAGAGCTCCTGAAACAAATGAGGTTTGTGTGGGAAAAGACacaagaaaatcagagaaatcaaaacagagaaatcaggaaaatCAGAACATGGGAG GGTTATGTGACTCTACGGAGGAAGATGATCCGGACTGAATATCAGAAGGTGTGTCAATTGCTCTACAAGGAAGAGAAACATCACTTGgagagaatagaaaaggaaagcagagagattTTGCAACAACTCAAGGAAAGTGAAGACAGTATGGACCTAAAGGGGAAACTCCTAAGAGGAATGTATGAGGAGCTCAAGGAAATGTGCCATAAACCAGACATGGAACTGCTGCGG CATTTTGAAAACATATTGAAAAG GAGTGAGTCAGTGCAGCTGCACATGCCCCAACCTGTGGACTCACAGCTCAGTTCATGGCCCATCACTGGACTGATAGACAGGCTCAACCGATCCCAAG TGTATATTTCCTTGGATAATGAAATAGTCACTGGTCGTATCCCCCTGTTTGAAAATCTGCGATGTCTTCTCTTTGGTGCTGATCATCCTGAGGTTGCCAATAATCCAACAAGatctaaatatttttttgcaTGGGGAACCCAGTCATTCACTTCTGGTCAACACTATTGGGAGGTGTATGTGGGGAACTGTTGGAACTGGGTCATTGGATTTTGTAATGATTCTTGGACAATGAGGAATGACATGGTTGTTGACTCAGAGggaatttttctacttttttgtgtCAAAGAGGACAATGGGTGCAGTCTTTTTACCTCCTCTCCACTATTACCTCAGTATGTAGAAAGGCCTCTAGGCTATGTCGGGGTGTTCCTGGATTATGAATGTGGTGTAGTGAGCTTTGTTAATGTGGCCAATAGTTCCCTCATTTGTAGTTTCCTCTcatgctctttctcttctcctctcaaaCCTTTTCTTTGCTCTGGACTCCCATAA